GCGGCATGCTGGCGCTGAAGATGAGCGAGCGGGCGTGGTGCTTCAGGAAGTGGATCACCTCCTCGGGCCCCGCCACTGCGCCGCCGATGCTGGCGAAGCTCTTGGAGAACGTCGCCATGGTCAGGTCGACGCGGTCCTGCACGCCGTAGTGCTCGCCGGTGCCGCCGCCGTGCTCGCCCAGCACGCCGACGGAGTGCGCGTCGTCCACCAGCACGCGCGCGCCGAACTCGTCGGCCAGGTCCAGCACGGTGGGAAGATCGACGATGTTGCCTTCCATGCTGAACACGCCGTCGGTGGAGATCAGGATCCCCCCCGCGTCGGCGTTGCGCTCCAGCGCGCGGCGCAGCGCCGCCATGTCGTTGTGGGCGTAGCGCACCAGCTCGCCGCTGGCCAGCTGCGCGCCGTCCAGCAGGCTGGCGTGGTTCAGCCGGTCGTGGATCACCACCGAGCCGCGCGTCACCAGCGCGCTGATCACGCCCAGGTTGGTCTGGTAGCCGGTGCTGAACACGAGCGCCGATTCGGCGCCCATGAGCGCGGCCAGGCGGCGCTCCAGCTCCTCGTGCAGGTCCAGCGTGCCGTTCAGGAAGCGGCTGCCGGTGCACCCGCTGCCGTAGCGGTACAGCGCCTCGTGCGCCCGCTCCAGCACGTACGGGTGGTGCGTGAGCCCCAGGTAGTTGTTGGAGCCCACCATGATCAGCCGCTGCCCGCGGATCACCACCTCGGTGTCCTCCGAGCTCTCGATCGGCTGAAAGTATGGATAAAGGCCGCGGTCGATCATCTCGCGCGCGGCCGTGTAGCGGCCGCACTTCGCGAAGATGTCGCCGGCCTTCCGTGCCGTCTGCTGCTCGACAATCGACATCAAAGCCATCCCTGAGTTCGGTACCACCGGGCCGTTTCGGCCAGGCCCTCCGCGAGCGGCGTCGCCCGCGGCAGCAGCGCCTCCGACCCCTCCAGGTCGCACACCCACGCCTCGGCCAGCATCTCGTCGGCCTTCTCGCGGCTGAACACGCCCGTCCCTCCCACCATGCCGCCGAAGCGCTCGGCCAGCGCGCCGGCCGCGCGCAGGAGCCCCGCGGGAACGGGCAGGCGCACCGGGTTCTTCCCCAGCGAGCGGCCGATGGCCGCCACCAGCTCGGCGTACGGGTGCGCCACCGGCTCGGCCACCGCCCACGTTCCCGGCCGCGCGTCGGCCGCATTGGCCAGCGCGGTCACCAGGTCGTGCACGTAGATCAGGTGCACGTGCCGCGCGGGGCCGGTGGGAACCGGCGCCACCCCGCGCTTCGCCAGGCGGAAGACGGGAAGGAAGGCGCGGTCGCCGGGGCCGTACACCGCCGGCGCGCGCAGCGTCACCAGCTCCACCCCCGCGGGCTCCACCTCGCGCGCGGCCGCCTCGCCTTGCAGCTTGGTGCGGCCGTACGCGGTGAGCGGCGCGGGTGTTTCGGCCACGCGCCGCGGGCGCCCGCCGGTCGCCGGCCCGCAGGCGGCGTAGGAGCTCAGGTACACCAGCCGTCGCGGCCGCGTGCCCCCGCGCAGCGCCGCGCGCGCCACGTTGCGCGTGCCCTCGGCGTTGGCGCGGTGGAACGTGGCCTCGTCGGGCGCGGTGGTGAGCGCGGCCAGGTGGAACACGGTGTCGGCGCCGTCCGCGGCGGCCGTCAGCGCGTCCACGTCGTCCAGCGAGCCCGCGGCCAGCTCGGCGCCCAGGGCGCGCAGCCGGGTGGTGTCGCTCGAGGGGCGCACCAGCGCGCGAACGCGCCAGCCCTGCGCCGCCAGAAGCTCGGCCAGGTGCCCGCCCACGAAGCCGGTGGCGCCGGTGATCAGTGCGGTTCTTCCCATGAACGGCGGTGAAGATGCACGGCGCGTCACGGGAACGCAACGACGGTGGCGCGCGGATAACAGAAAAGAGGATCGGGCCCCGAAAGCCCTGATCCTCTCGCGCGGTCCCGTGCGCCGGGGCCGACCCGATGTGCGAAAATCAAGCGCAAACCTAGCCCCGGCACGGCCTTGTGTCAACCCGCACGCAGTTCACGAGTGCGGAAGTGCGTGAGTGCGGAAGTGCGTTCTGGGGATGGAGATGATGATCCCCGCGCGTCACAC
The DNA window shown above is from Longimicrobium sp. and carries:
- a CDS encoding aminotransferase class I/II-fold pyridoxal phosphate-dependent enzyme, with product MSIVEQQTARKAGDIFAKCGRYTAAREMIDRGLYPYFQPIESSEDTEVVIRGQRLIMVGSNNYLGLTHHPYVLERAHEALYRYGSGCTGSRFLNGTLDLHEELERRLAALMGAESALVFSTGYQTNLGVISALVTRGSVVIHDRLNHASLLDGAQLASGELVRYAHNDMAALRRALERNADAGGILISTDGVFSMEGNIVDLPTVLDLADEFGARVLVDDAHSVGVLGEHGGGTGEHYGVQDRVDLTMATFSKSFASIGGAVAGPEEVIHFLKHHARSLIFSASMPPSAVATVLACLDIMEREPERRRTLWANAEYLREGLRALGFDVGVSETPIIPVTTGDIEHTFVFWRQLFDAGVFTNPVLPPAVPESACRLRTSVMATHTTSQLDRVLDAFARVGRQLGVR
- a CDS encoding NAD-dependent epimerase/dehydratase family protein, which translates into the protein MGRTALITGATGFVGGHLAELLAAQGWRVRALVRPSSDTTRLRALGAELAAGSLDDVDALTAAADGADTVFHLAALTTAPDEATFHRANAEGTRNVARAALRGGTRPRRLVYLSSYAACGPATGGRPRRVAETPAPLTAYGRTKLQGEAAAREVEPAGVELVTLRAPAVYGPGDRAFLPVFRLAKRGVAPVPTGPARHVHLIYVHDLVTALANAADARPGTWAVAEPVAHPYAELVAAIGRSLGKNPVRLPVPAGLLRAAGALAERFGGMVGGTGVFSREKADEMLAEAWVCDLEGSEALLPRATPLAEGLAETARWYRTQGWL